From the genome of Geoglobus ahangari, one region includes:
- the xth gene encoding exodeoxyribonuclease III → MKIVTFNVNSIRARLHIVIPWLKENRPDIFCMQETKVDDRNFPESEFSRAGYQVYFSGIKGRNGVAIATLHEPEEIIIGMNGEERDRVITLKFEKLAVTNVYVPQGQSIESEKYQYKLDFLRRFRDYLREIVDFNGYHAVCGDMNVAPDEIDVHSPQRLRNHVCFHIDARNAYRELLSLGFVDLLRKFHPEERVYTFYDYRVRNAIEKGLGWRVDAILATPKLAEKCRDCYIDIKPRLMERPSDHLPLIAEFDL, encoded by the coding sequence ATGAAAATCGTCACCTTCAACGTCAATTCAATCAGAGCAAGGCTGCACATCGTCATTCCATGGCTCAAGGAGAACAGGCCGGACATATTCTGCATGCAGGAGACAAAGGTGGATGACAGGAACTTTCCCGAGAGCGAGTTCTCCAGAGCTGGATATCAGGTTTACTTCTCCGGCATAAAGGGGAGGAACGGTGTCGCCATAGCCACACTTCACGAGCCGGAAGAGATAATCATCGGCATGAACGGGGAGGAGAGGGACAGGGTCATCACCCTGAAGTTCGAGAAGCTTGCAGTAACGAACGTCTACGTTCCGCAGGGGCAGAGCATAGAGTCCGAGAAGTACCAGTACAAGCTCGACTTCCTGAGGAGATTCAGGGACTATTTGAGGGAAATTGTGGACTTCAACGGCTATCATGCCGTCTGCGGTGACATGAACGTTGCACCTGATGAGATAGACGTTCACAGCCCCCAGAGGCTCAGGAACCACGTGTGCTTCCACATTGACGCGAGGAACGCTTACAGGGAGCTGCTGTCTCTGGGTTTCGTCGACCTCCTCAGGAAGTTCCACCCGGAGGAGAGGGTTTACACCTTCTACGACTACAGGGTGAGAAACGCGATAGAGAAGGGCTTGGGGTGGAGGGTTGACGCGATACTCGCGACCCCAAAGCTTGCAGAAAAGTGCAGGGACTGCTACATAGACATCAAGCCGAGGCTGATGGAGAGGCCGAGCGATCACCTGCCCTTAATAGCGGAGTTTGACCTATGA
- a CDS encoding MBL fold metallo-hydrolase, translated as MRLLENIYAYTWGSAFYDSSNSYVIVDGEAVLIDPGTYKSYTNLFGLLRNDGIEGIDYVLNTHLHKDHCESNQMFMRKGALVGFDERERVVSQFSYSPDLRLGKVFVVGETEIEVVRTPGHSPGSLTFFVQEHGVAITGDLIFENGIPGRFDLYGSDRREFIRSLERLVSLEPEYLLPGHRRVMKGRKGIAALVEKAIEIVTHY; from the coding sequence ATGAGACTGCTGGAGAACATCTACGCCTACACGTGGGGAAGCGCCTTCTACGACTCATCCAACAGCTACGTTATTGTGGATGGCGAAGCTGTTCTCATCGACCCCGGCACGTACAAGAGCTACACCAACCTGTTCGGCCTGCTGAGGAACGACGGAATCGAGGGGATAGACTACGTGCTCAACACCCACCTCCACAAGGATCACTGCGAGAGCAACCAGATGTTCATGCGGAAGGGAGCGCTCGTGGGCTTTGACGAGAGGGAAAGGGTGGTGAGCCAGTTCAGCTACTCCCCCGACCTCAGGCTCGGAAAGGTGTTCGTTGTTGGCGAGACGGAGATAGAGGTGGTCAGGACACCCGGGCACTCCCCCGGAAGCCTGACGTTCTTCGTTCAGGAGCACGGTGTTGCGATAACCGGTGACCTGATTTTCGAGAACGGAATTCCCGGGAGGTTCGACCTGTACGGCAGCGACAGGCGGGAGTTCATAAGATCGCTCGAGAGGCTTGTCAGTCTGGAGCCTGAATATCTGCTGCCCGGACACAGGAGGGTGATGAAGGGCAGGAAGGGGATAGCCGCGCTTGTTGAGAAGGCGATAGAGATTGTGACCCACTACTGA
- a CDS encoding transporter substrate-binding domain-containing protein, translating into MTKTYYALLLLLLLVFPVSARDVTVGVYNNSPLVFYENGQAKGLFIDILEDVARIEGWRLHYVAAPFPELMSALEKGEIDILLDVAYSEERLDSISFNNETVLSNWGVVCSRDQLDSILDLDGLTVAGVREDIYFESLRELAVAFNIRCTFLEVDGDYGDVLAAVRDGRADAGVVSRLYGELHAKDYNTKLTPIVFSPVELRFASPKGNEELLASIDAYLSEAKSVRGSAYYTYLDKWIGEEERKVPKWIYPILALLAIISLFGIYREFYLKRELRRKEEELYRAHTLLMRVSRINEIMLRERDLESLATMSASVLGDYLNTMVAIFRRNGDAIIRGNVPHNVRGVEDLLGYRCIRRAVESRRMTYFPPGTHPEECIHSRDGKELHSYVFPLTYGDDVKGILFIQSAFRLLSQEVKLLRVLAEDIAFAIHSIEMESEKDAMLERLERNIGDMMALVDRIKNPLSIIRGYSEMFCRDAYEKIDEQIERILDIVRRVERSWRESEGLKEKLKKF; encoded by the coding sequence GTGACAAAAACATACTATGCATTGCTGCTACTGCTGCTTCTGGTATTTCCAGTGAGCGCACGGGACGTTACCGTTGGAGTCTACAACAACTCCCCCCTTGTGTTTTACGAGAACGGTCAGGCAAAGGGGCTCTTCATAGACATTCTCGAGGATGTGGCCCGCATCGAGGGGTGGAGGCTGCACTACGTTGCAGCACCCTTTCCCGAGCTGATGTCCGCCCTCGAGAAGGGAGAGATAGACATACTCCTGGACGTCGCATACTCCGAGGAGAGGCTCGACAGCATAAGCTTCAACAACGAGACCGTGCTCTCAAACTGGGGGGTCGTGTGCTCGAGAGACCAGCTGGACTCCATCCTCGACCTCGATGGCCTGACCGTGGCTGGGGTCAGGGAGGACATATACTTCGAGAGTCTCCGGGAGCTTGCCGTGGCGTTCAACATCAGGTGCACGTTTCTGGAGGTGGACGGCGATTACGGGGACGTGCTTGCCGCCGTCAGGGACGGGAGAGCTGATGCTGGAGTCGTGTCGAGGCTCTACGGTGAGCTGCACGCCAAGGACTACAACACGAAGCTCACACCAATCGTCTTCTCCCCGGTTGAGCTGAGGTTCGCAAGCCCCAAGGGGAACGAGGAGCTCCTCGCATCCATAGACGCGTACCTGTCCGAGGCGAAGAGCGTCAGGGGTTCCGCGTACTACACGTATCTGGACAAGTGGATTGGGGAGGAGGAGAGAAAGGTTCCGAAGTGGATCTACCCCATCCTCGCCCTCCTTGCCATCATCTCCCTTTTCGGGATTTACAGGGAGTTCTACCTGAAGAGGGAGCTCAGGAGAAAGGAAGAGGAGCTCTACAGGGCCCACACGCTTCTCATGAGAGTCAGCAGGATCAACGAGATCATGCTGAGGGAGAGGGATCTTGAGTCGCTCGCCACGATGTCCGCCAGCGTGCTCGGAGACTACCTCAACACGATGGTGGCGATATTCAGGCGGAATGGTGATGCCATCATCAGGGGAAACGTGCCCCACAACGTGAGGGGTGTTGAGGACCTGCTCGGTTACAGGTGCATAAGGAGGGCAGTAGAGTCGAGAAGGATGACGTACTTCCCGCCGGGCACGCACCCAGAGGAGTGCATCCACTCCAGGGACGGCAAGGAGCTCCACAGCTACGTTTTCCCCCTCACCTACGGAGATGACGTGAAGGGGATCCTGTTCATTCAGAGCGCGTTCAGGCTGCTCAGTCAAGAGGTCAAGCTCCTGCGGGTTCTTGCGGAGGACATAGCCTTCGCAATACACAGCATCGAAATGGAGAGCGAGAAGGACGCGATGCTGGAGAGGCTGGAGAGGAACATAGGCGACATGATGGCCCTCGTCGACAGAATAAAGAACCCCCTGTCCATAATAAGGGGGTACTCCGAGATGTTCTGCAGGGACGCGTACGAGAAGATCGACGAGCAGATTGAGAGGATACTGGACATAGTCAGGCGGGTCGAGAGGAGCTGGAGGGAGTCCGAGGGTCTGAAGGAAAAGCTCAAAAAGTTTTGA